A window of Cellulomonas sp. SLBN-39 genomic DNA:
CCTGCTCGGTGCCGTCGTCGCCGTCGCCGTAGACCTGCGCACCCGTCGCGGTGAGCGAGTCCGGCAGCGCCAGCGCCCCGCACGCCGGGGGCAGCTGCCAGGTGGTCGCCTCCAGCGGGGCGACGCCGGCCGCCACGCCGGTGAAGATGCCGTCGGGCAGCAGCACGTCCGCCGTGAGGTCCGTCGGCACGCCCGGCTCGACCAGGCCCGTGCCGGCCGCCGACGCCGACGCCGTGGGTACGACCACCTCGACCGCACCGGTGCCGCCGCCTGTGCACCCGGCGAGCAGCACCAGGGGCACCACCAGCGCCGCCCCGACGGGCGTCGCGCGCCGTCGCGCAGCGGGGAAGGACATCGTCGGCGCGGACGCCGGACGGACGGGACGGGACGTGCGGACCATGGGGTCTCCTCCGGGGTCGGGACGCGGCATCACGGCCGACCGCCGTCGTGCACCTCGCACGCCGCGGACCCCCCTCGGACACCGCACCTGGTCCGTATTGTCCCGCTTCGTGCGGGTGCGCCGCACCGCCCGACCGCGGGACAGGCCCGCCCGACGCGCGCCCGCCGCCCCTCACCAGGCACGGCGCGAGCCGCGCGACGGCGTCAGGCCGTGCGGCGGCCCGCCCGCGCGACCCGCACGGCGGCCGCCCCGCCCAGGGTGAGTAGCGCCCCCAGCGCGAGGACGGCGAGCACGTCGGCCCCGGTGTCCGGCAGCCGGCCGGGTCCGGCGGAGGAGCCACCTGGCAGGCCCCCGCCGGTCCCGTCCCCACCCGGCGCGGCCGGGTCGGGGTCCGTCGGGCTGGGCTCGGTCGGGTCGGGATCCGTGGGCGCCGCGGCGACGTCGACGGCCGACGTCAGGGTCACCAACCCGCCGGCCGTCGTCACCTGCAGGCGCACGACGAGCCCGTCGTCCGCCGCCGTCGGGGTGAACGTGGCGGCGTGCACCGTCCGCACGGGCACGGCCGCGGCGGCCACGCCCAGCACGTCGGCACCGGGGGTGGCGGTCAGGGTCCAGCCGAGCGGCGTGGGTCCCCAGGTCGTGCCGTCGTCGCGCGAGACCGACCAGGCCACGGTCGCGTCGGCGGCGAGGACCTCCCACGCGAGCGTGACGGGCAACCCCGCGCGGGCGGCGACCACGGGCGGCGCGGGGTCCACGACCTGCGGCGGCTCGGCGACCCGCACGATCGCCGTGCCGGAGGTGACGGAGACCGGCCCGCCGACGAGCGTGGCCGTGGCGGTGGCCCGCACGAGGAGCCCGTCGTCCTCGGCCGTCGGGGTCAGGGTGAGCCTAGGACCGGAGCCGGCCGCGTCCCACGTGACGCCGTCAGCCGAGGTCTGCCATGTGACGCCCAGCACGTCACCGTCCCGCCCCCGGCCTGTCACGTCGACGCCCAACAAGACGTCGCGACCTGGGGCCGTGCCGATCTCCCCCGGTGCGGCGCCTGGCGGAGCGTGGATGTCGCGGGGTGTCGACACCGTCGGCGGCACGAGCACCGTGAGCGTCGCCGGCGCGCTGGTCGCGGTGCCGTGCACGTTGGCCGCCACGGCCCGGTAGCGCACGCCGTGCAGCTGGTCGGCACCGGTCACGGTCAGGCTCGTCCCGGTCGCCCCGACCACGTCGGCCCAGGCGCCGTCCGCGTCGTGCTGCCAGCGCAGCGCGGGCGTCGGCGTCCCGGTGACGGTCACGGTGAAGGTCGCGTCGTCCCCGGCGTCGACGGTCGCGCCCTGCGGGTCCACGGTGACCGCGGGGACCTCGTCGAGGGTGACGACGGCGGCCGCGGTGGCGACCTCCCCGGTCGCGCCGGTGTGGACCGCCCGCACCCGCAGGCCGTCGTCGCCCGGGCCCAGCGTGCGCGTGTAGGTCGCCGAGGTCGCGCCGGCGACGGGCGTCCACGCGGTGCCGTCCGGCGACGTCTCCCAGCGGACCGTCGGCGCGGGGTTCCCCGCCGACGACGTCGTGAAGGTCACGTCGTCGCCGGCCAGCCCGCGGACGTCGTCGGGGTCGGTGACGGACGACGGCCCGTGGTGCACCGTGAGCGTCGCCGGGGCGCTCGTCGCGGCACCCACGGCGTTGGTGGCGACGACCCGCACCTGCGTCCCGTCGTCGCCGGGCGCGACCCCGGCCAGGGCGAGGCTCGTGCCCGTCTCGCCCGTGCTGACCCACGGGGACGTCGGCGTCGCCCGGCGCTGCCAGTCGAGCGTCGGCGCGGGCGCGCCGGTGACCGTCACGGTGAAGGTCGCGTCGTCCCCGGCGTCGACGGTCGCGCCCTGCGGGTCCACGGTGACCGCGGGGACCTCGTCGAGGGTGACGACGGCGGCCGCGGTGGCGACCTCCCCGGTCGCGCCGGTGTGGACCGCCCGCACCCGCAGGCCGTCGTCGCCCGGGCCCAGCGTGCGCGTGTAGGTCGCCGAGGTCGCGCCGTCCACCGGCGTCCACGTCGTACCGTCCGGCGAGCTCTCCCAGCGGACCGTCGGCGCGGGGTTCCCCACCGCGGAGGTCGTGAACGTGACCTCGTCGCCCGCGAGGCCGCGGACGTCGTCGGGGTCGGTGACGGACGACGGCCCGTGGTGCACCGTCAGGGTCGCCGGCGCGCTCGTCGCGGAGCCGACGGCGTTGGTCGCGACGACCCGGACCTGCACCCCGTCGTCGCCCGGGCTCACGCCCGCCAGCGTGAGGCCCGCCCCCGTCTCGCCCGTGCTGACCCACGGGGACGTCGGCGTCGCCCGGCGCTGCCAGTCGAGCGTCGGCGCGGGCGCGCCGGTGACCGTCACGGTGAAGGTCGCGTCGTCCCCGGCGTCGACGGTCACGCTCTGCGGGGCGACGGTGACCGCCGGCGGCGTCTGCAGCTGCACGGACGCGCCGGCCGCGGCACCGTCGACCGCGCCGGTCAGCGTGACGTCCGAGGCCGGCATCGTGAACGTGGCGGCCGCGGACCCGGTCGCGTCGAGCGTCGCGTCGGCCACGGTGGTCGCGGCGCCACCCCACGCGACGGGTGCGTCGACGAAGGTGCCGAGGAGGGCCGCGGTCGGTGCCGCGCCGTCGGTCAGCGCGAGGCCGACCGTCACGTCGACGCCGGCGCCCGCGACCGCGGTCGACGGGTCGGCCGCGGCGACGAGGGTCGCGGCGGGCAGGATCGTGGCGCCTCCGGCGGCGTCGCAGCCTGTGCCCACGGCCGGTTCGGTGCAGCCCCACCAGGTGCGCAGCGCGGACGCGGCGCCGTGCAGGCCGTCGCGGACGCCGTTGGTGAGGTTGCCCGCGACGCGCGAGTCGGCGACCGTGCCGGCCGCCAGCCACAGCGCGGCGGCCGAGCCCGCGGGCCCGGTGACGACGTTGTCCAGCACGGCGGTGCCGGTGATCGTGGCCGTGCCGGCAGCCACGCGCAGCGCGGCACCCTGCGCCGGGGAGCCGGACGTCGACGTCACGGTGTTGCCGACGAACCGGGAGCCGTCGACGGTGACGGTCGGCGTCCCCCACGACACGTCGACCGCCCCGCCGACGACCCCCGACCCGCCGGTGGCCGTGCTGCCCTGCACCACCGAGTCGCGGACGGTGACGGTGTCCGCGCCGCCGTCGACGCCGGTGAACGCGATCGCCGCGCCCCCCGCGCCGTGGGAGGTGTTGCCGGTGAACGTGCAGCGCTCCACGAGGAGCACGCCGCCCGTCATCGAGACGGCACCGCCCGCGTCCGTGGGCCCGCCGGTGGTGCCGTTGCCCTCCAGCACGCAGTCGCGCAGCGTGAGCGAGTCGGGGCTGCCGGCGTCGCCGCTGCCGGCGATGACGGCGCCGCCGCCGAGCTCGTCGGGCCCCGCGGCGCCGCCGGTGAGGGTGAGCCCCTCGACCGTGACGTCGAGGCCTCCGGTGAGCGTCGGGTCGAGGTCGAGGACGCGCGACGCACCGCCCGCGTCGACGACCGCCCCGACACCCT
This region includes:
- a CDS encoding sensor domain-containing protein, with amino-acid sequence MVRTSRPVRPASAPTMSFPAARRRATPVGAALVVPLVLLAGCTGGGTGAVEVVVPTASASAAGTGLVEPGVPTDLTADVLLPDGIFTGVAAGVAPLEATTWQLPPACGALALPDSLTATGAQVYGDGDDGTEQGVQQVVVLPDAQTAVDVVAEIVAALEDCAGSADAPAESALEDVAVGAQGHGFVTAAEPGDEALGTYTVLSRRGTAVTVVATTGHRTPVGEARRVVTNLAQQAWLRLCRYSEDGC
- a CDS encoding immunoglobulin domain-containing protein, translating into MSGMVAAPLVGPARAADPVVVDVTVTTDAPLAGCDDGAGGTSLREALCQAEGLAPGPVLVRVPAGTHLLTAGALTVDPQAPLDLTVQGVGAVVDAGGASRVLDLDPTLTGGLDVTVEGLTLTGGAAGPDELGGGAVIAGSGDAGSPDSLTLRDCVLEGNGTTGGPTDAGGAVSMTGGVLLVERCTFTGNTSHGAGGAAIAFTGVDGGADTVTVRDSVVQGSTATGGSGVVGGAVDVSWGTPTVTVDGSRFVGNTVTSTSGSPAQGAALRVAAGTATITGTAVLDNVVTGPAGSAAALWLAAGTVADSRVAGNLTNGVRDGLHGAASALRTWWGCTEPAVGTGCDAAGGATILPAATLVAAADPSTAVAGAGVDVTVGLALTDGAAPTAALLGTFVDAPVAWGGAATTVADATLDATGSAAATFTMPASDVTLTGAVDGAAAGASVQLQTPPAVTVAPQSVTVDAGDDATFTVTVTGAPAPTLDWQRRATPTSPWVSTGETGAGLTLAGVSPGDDGVQVRVVATNAVGSATSAPATLTVHHGPSSVTDPDDVRGLAGDEVTFTTSAVGNPAPTVRWESSPDGTTWTPVDGATSATYTRTLGPGDDGLRVRAVHTGATGEVATAAAVVTLDEVPAVTVDPQGATVDAGDDATFTVTVTGAPAPTLDWQRRATPTSPWVSTGETGTSLALAGVAPGDDGTQVRVVATNAVGAATSAPATLTVHHGPSSVTDPDDVRGLAGDDVTFTTSSAGNPAPTVRWETSPDGTAWTPVAGATSATYTRTLGPGDDGLRVRAVHTGATGEVATAAAVVTLDEVPAVTVDPQGATVDAGDDATFTVTVTGTPTPALRWQHDADGAWADVVGATGTSLTVTGADQLHGVRYRAVAANVHGTATSAPATLTVLVPPTVSTPRDIHAPPGAAPGEIGTAPGRDVLLGVDVTGRGRDGDVLGVTWQTSADGVTWDAAGSGPRLTLTPTAEDDGLLVRATATATLVGGPVSVTSGTAIVRVAEPPQVVDPAPPVVAARAGLPVTLAWEVLAADATVAWSVSRDDGTTWGPTPLGWTLTATPGADVLGVAAAAVPVRTVHAATFTPTAADDGLVVRLQVTTAGGLVTLTSAVDVAAAPTDPDPTEPSPTDPDPAAPGGDGTGGGLPGGSSAGPGRLPDTGADVLAVLALGALLTLGGAAAVRVARAGRRTA